GAAAATCGGTGACGGAGCCGGTGCGGAACCTGTCTATAAGGTTGCCCAGCGCCCCGGCGCCCACCAGCGTGAAACCTATCCTCGAAACGGTGTCGTCCGCCGGCAGGGTGCGGTAAAGGACGATGATAACAACGATTGCGATGATGGCGATGGTGGTGAAGGCGTAGGAGACCCAGTCCCCCTCCACATGCCCGAGCATCCCGAAGGCCGCCCCCTTGTTCTTCACGTACACGATGTTGAACAGGCCGGGGATGACCTGCCTGACCGTGCCGTGGGAGAAGTTGTTCTCTATGTAAAGCTTGGTGACAAGGTCCATCACCACCAGTATCGCCGCCATCGCGATTGCGAACACAGGCCCGCCGAAGCGGGAAACCATCTTTTGGTCCATGGCGCCCCTTACGCCAGGTGCGCCGCGCAGCGGGGGCATACCGTGGGATGTCCGGCGGACTTGCCCACGCCCACGCTATAGTTCCAGCACCGTTCGCATTTCACCCCGTCGGCCTTGGCCACCGACACCGCAAGCCCCGGAACCGCCTCGCTTCGAAACTGGTTCTCCGGCGAAGGATTGTCCGTGAGCGCCGCCTGCGAGACAATGAAGATGAACGGAAGGTCCGCCCTGTGCCTTTCCATAAGCTCCCTGTCCGCGGAGAACATCGAAAGCTCCAGCTTCGCGTCCAGCGAGTGGCCGATGAGCTTTTCCTTGCGGGCCGATTCCAGGGCGCGGGTCACCTCCCCGCGTATGGCGATGATCCTGTCCCACTCGGTGATAAGCGCCTCGGCGCCATCGTCTGTCTGCGTTTCGGGGAAACGTCCCAGGTGGACGCTTGCGTTCTTTTTGGCCGCGCCTCCGGGCATGTATGTCCACGCCTCCTCGGCGGTGAATGATAGCACCGGCGCCATCAGCGGCAGCATCCCCTCCAGAAGCTCCCAAAGGGTGGACTGCGCCGCGCGCCGTTCCTTCGAGCCCTTCGGATAGGTGTAAATCCTGTCCTTGATGATGTCCAGATAGAACGCGCTTAAGTCCGACACGCAGAAGTTGTGCATCGCGTGGTAGAACACGTGGAACTCGTACCGTTCATACGCCTCCATCACCCGGCGGGCCATTTTGCGGAACTTGAAGATGATCACCCGGTCGAGCCCGTCCCGGTCCTTCAACGGGACGAAATTCCCCGCCGGGTCGAAATCCGAAACGTTGCCGAGCATGAACCTGATGGTGTTGCGTATCTTGCGGTACGCTTCGGTCAGCCGTGTCAGGATGTCGTTGGACAGGCGGATGTCGTCCCGGTAGTCCTCGCTGGCCACCCAAAGCCGCACTATCTCCGCGCCGTACCTGTCTATCACGGTCTGGGGGGCGATGGTGTTGCCCAACGATTTGCTCATCTTTTTCCCCGCCCCGTCCACCACATATCCGTGGGTGAGCACCTGCCTGTATGGCGCGGCTCCGCGAGTTCCCACCGATTCGAGCAGGGAGGAGTGGAACCATCCCCTGTGCTGGTCGCTCCCCTCCAGGTAAAGGTCGGCAGGCCAGGTGAGCCGCTTGTCCTTTTCCATCACGATGGCGTGGGAGACCCCGGAGTCAAACCACACGTCGAGTATGTCCTTGCCCTGGGTGAATGCGCCATGGCCGCATTTGCCGCATTTTGAGCCTTTGGGGAGAAGGTCGGCGGCAGGCCGTTCAAACCATATGTCCACCCCCTCCTTTTCCATGAGCCCCGCCACATGGTCCGCCACTTCCGGCGTGAGCAGCGCTTCGCCGCATTCGGCGCAATAGAACGCTATTATCGGCACGCCCCAGGCCCGCTGGCGCGAAAGGCACCAGTCCGGCCGGTTTTCCACCATCCCGTATATCCTCTCCTCGCCCCATGCGGGGACCCATTTGACGTTCCTCACCGCCGACAGGGACTTGGCGCGCAGCCCGTTGGTCTCCATGGATATGAACCATTGCGCCGTGGCCCGGAAAATCACCGGGTTGTGGCACCGCCAGCAGTGGGGATACGAGTGACTCAGCTTTTCCTGCTTTAACAGCGCCCCTTTTTCGGTGAGAAGGGTCGTCACGCTCGCATTGGCGTCCCACACCTTCTGGCCGGCGAAGAACGGCGTGTCCGCCTTGAATTTTCCCGCTTCGTCCACCGGGTTGTAAACTTCCAGCCCATACTCAAGCCCTATAAAATAGTCCTCCTGACCGTGGCCGGGGGCGGTGTGGACGCAGCCTGTCCCCTGTTCGAGCGTCACGTGCGTCCCGTTTATCACCAGCGAGTCCTTGTCCAGGAACGGATGGCGCGCCGTCATCCTGTCCATCTCGGAGCCTTTAAAGGTTTTCACCGTCGAATGGCTCTCCACGCCGAACGCTTTCATGCACGGTTCCACCAGGTCCTCGGCGATTATCAGGGTGTCCCCCCCGGTTTTGACCGCCCTGTATGTGAAATCAGGATGCAGGCACACGGCCAGGTTGGCCGGAATGGTCCACGGCGTGGTGGTCCATATGACCACGAAGGTGGAGCCGGCCGGCAGCCCAAGTTTTTCCGCGTCCTCTCCGTCAAGCTTGAACTTCACATAGACCGATGGCGAAGTCTTGTCCGCGTATTCCACCTCCGCCTCCGCCAGCGCCGTGCGGCATGAGGGGCACCAGTGGACCGGCTTGAAACCCCGGTAAAGCCCGCCGTTGGCGGCGAATTTGGCCAGTTCGCGCACGGTGGCCGCCTCGTATTCGGGATTCATGGTCAGGTACGGCCTTTCCCAGTCCCCCAACACGCCCAGCCGCTTGAATTCCTCCCGCTGGATGTCCACGTATTTGGCGGCGTATTCGCGGCATTTGGCCCGTACTTCGAGCGGCGTCATGCCAAGCTTGGCCTTGCCAAGCTGCTTGTCCACCATATGCTCGATGGGAAGCCCATGGCAGTCCCACCCCGGCACATAAGGGGCGTCCATCCCGGCCATGGTCTTGGCCTTCACTATGATGTCCTTTAGTATCTTGTTTAGCGCGTGGCCGCTATGGATGTTCCCGTTGGCGTATGGGGGGCCGTCGTGCAGGATGAAGCGGGGCGCCCCTGCGCGATTGCCGCGGATCATGCCGTAAAGGTCCATTTCCTTCCATCTGTCCAGAATTTCCAGCTCCTTGACGGCGAGGTTCGCCTTCATGGGGAAATCTGTGACGGGAAGATTCAAAGTATCCTTGTAATCCATTTTTACTCCGTTGGGCGCCCATCCCCCTGTGGGGATGAAAAACGCCGTTAAATCAAAAAGGGCCTTCCGTTGCAAATACGGCGGGGTGAAGAACACCCCGCCGAGCGGCAAATGGCCTCCCAAAACTATTTAATATCAGGGAAAGCCCTGTATCGTATATAATTACATAAAAATCAAAAAGTATCATCCGGCTTGAGCCCTGTCAAGGGCGCGAGTCTTACTCTTTTATTATGTGACGGCTCATGAAAATAAGCGAACTTACGCTCGAACCTTCGCAGACGGGATACCCAAGCCCCGGGCGGCTGCTCATGGTGGTGGCGGGGGCCATCTTCATCGCGGAAGCTGCGATAATGATCGCTTTTTCCATGCTCCCCCCCTTCGAGCCGGGGATCGAAACGGCGCTGGACGCCACGGCCCTGACGCTGGTGGCGTTTCCAGTCCTTTATCTGGGATTTTACAAGCCGTTTGAATCGTTCCTCGGCGAGCTGAAGACAGCCAACGAGCGGGTCACCCGTTTTGCCACCGCCATCGAACAGGGGGCGGAGGCCATCGTTATAACCGATACCAGTGGAAGTATCCAGTACGTCAACCCGGCCTTCGAGCGGCTGACCGGATATACGCAGGCAGAGGCCATCGGGCAAAATCCGAGGATATTGAAAAGCGGCGAGCACGGCCCGGAATTCTACAAGGACATGTGGAGCACCATCAAAAGCGGCAAAGTCTGGAAAGGGGAGATCATCAGCCGCAAAAAGGACGGGACCTTTTTCTATGAGGACGTGCGGATATCCCCCGTGAAAAACCCGGAGGGTGAGGTCACCAATTTCGTGGCGGTAAAGCTGGACATCACGGAAAGAAAAAAGGCGGAATGGGAAAAAGAGGACCACCTTTACCGTTTGCGGGAACTGTCCGAATACAGCAGGAACCTTATAGAAAACGCCCCTGTGGGGGCCTAGGTGATAAACTTTTTCCCGATAGACGAGAGGGAGGACAGGTTCGACCCCTGCCACAATTGGCACAAGCAGATAGGGGTGAGGATCGTCACCGAAAATGTGAACGCGAAAATGTGCCAGATCCTTGGCCGCGAAAGGCCGGAGATCGTGGGGCGCTCCATTTTCGACCCGTCTTTCGTGGACGAAGAAAACGCCGCCGTTTACGCCAACCAGATAAAGGCCAGGAGACGCGGGGAAGGAGGCTCTTACGAGATAAACCTGCGCAATGCCTCCGGGGAGAAGGTCCCGGTGCAAGTGGAGGCGATACCCTCCAAGGTGCAAAAGGAGACCGGCCGGGTGCTGCAAAGCCTCGGGATGTTTGTTGATTTGACCGACCGCAAGAAGGCCGAGGAGCAGCGCGAATACCTTATATCGGAGCTTAACCGGGCCAACGAGGAGCTCAAGGACTTCGCCTACATCGTCTCCCACGACCTTAAGGCGCCGCTTCGCGCCATCAGCTCCCTGGCGGAATGGATCGTCAAGGATTACTCCGATGTGATAGACGAGGACGGCCGCGAAAACCTGGCGCTCCTGCTTGCCAGGACCCGGCGTATGAACAACCTGATCGAGGGGATCCTGCGCTACTCCCGCGTAGGCAGGCTCAAGCCGGAGAAAGGGGAGCAGGACACGATGAAGATCGTCCGGGTGGTGATAGACTCGCTGGCCCCGCCAAAGGACGTGGCTGTGACGGTGGATGGGGCTCTGCCTCCCGTCGTCTATGACAAGACGCATCTGGAGCAGGTGTTCCAGAATCTGATAAGCAACGCCATAAAGCACATCGGAAAGCCCCGGGGGCAAGTGACGGTGAGTTGCCAGGACGGCGGGGAGAAGTGGGAATTCCACGTCAAGGACGACGGCGTGGGGATAGAGGAAAAACATTTTGACCGGATATTCAAGATATTCCAGAGCCTCAAGCCCCGGGACGAGGTGGAGTCCACCGGGATCGGGCTTACGCTTGTGAAAAAGATAATTGAGACCAATGGCGGCAAAATATGGGTACAATCCGTGGTGGGCGAGGGGAGCGAGTTCATTTTCACCATCCCTAAACAGGACGCCCTGGCTCAAGAGTCCGAACAGGAAACAACGGCGAGATTAGAGGAGAGATAAAATGGTTCACGATCTGCCCATTCTGCTCGTTGAGGACGACGTTGTGGACGTTAAGACCGTGAAAAGGGCCTTCAAGGAGAACAGGATCACCAATCCGCTGTACATCGCCGGGAACGGCGAGGAGGCGCTGGCTTTCTTGCGCCGGGAAGGGCAGTTCAACAACCCGGAGGCCGCCCCCCGGCCCGGCATAATCCTGCTGGACCTGAACATGCCGGTGATGAACGGAATAGAGTTCCTGAAGGTGGTCAAGGCGGACGAAGACCTCAAAAGGATTCCCGTGATAGTGCTCACCACCTCCAAGGAGGAAAATGACAGGGTAAATTCCTACAATTTAAGCGTTGCCGGGTATATTATTAAGCCCGTGGAATTCGACAAATTCGTGGAAGCCGTGAAAACGATAAAGCTGTACTGGAGCCTTTCCCTGCTGCCTGACAATGGAGGCGGGGCCTGATGGGCGAGGAGAAACTGCGCGTCCTTCTGGTGGACGACGATAAAATAGACCGCATGGCCATCGAAAGGCTGGTGCGTGAAAAGGGGCTGCCATACGACCTGGTGATGGCCGGGTCCCTTGCCGAGGCGATGGAGAGGATAAGCGAGCGCGTCTTCGACGTGGTGATGCTCGACTATATGCTAGGCGACGGCACTGGGCTTGACATCCTGCGCAAGGTGAAGGACACGCCGGTGTTGTTCGTCACCGGCTCCGGGGACGAGGGGGTGGCCGTCACAGCCATGAAGATGGGGGCCTACGACTACCTGATAAAGGACCCGGAAAGAAGGTACCTTGCCGTCCTCCCTGAGACGATCTCCAAGGTGGTGGAAAGGCGGAAGGCGGAGGACGCGGTCCGCAAGCTGTCGCGGGTGGTGGAGCAGGCGGCCGACAGCGTCATGATAACCGACGTCAACGGCGCGATAGAGTATGTCAACCCTTCCTTTGAATTGCTCACAGGCTACTCGCTTGGCGAGGTGGCGGGGCAGAACCCCCGCATGCTCAAGTCCGGCGTGCACGACAATCTGTTCTACGCCGGGCTGTGGGGCTCTATAATGTCCGGATCGGCCTTCCGGGGCGAAGTGTACAACAAAAAGAAAAGCGGAGACATATATTGCTGCGAGTCCATGATCACGCCGATCAAGGACGCCTCCGGCAGGATAACCCACTTTGTCGCCACCTCCAGGGACATAACCGAGCGCAAGAGCGCGGAGATGGAACTGCGCAAGGCCAAGGAGGCGGCCGAGGAGGCCACCAAGCTTAAGGACAAGTTTGTGTCTCTCGTCTCGCACGACCTGCGTAGCCCCCTTTCCTCCGTGATGTCGCTTCTTAACCTTGTGAGGACCAGCCGCGGCCAAACCCTGGACGCCGACACGAAGAACATCCTGGAGACTTCGACCAAGTCCCTCGAGAAAATGGTGAATCTTATAGAGGAACTGCTCAACATAAGCCGCCTGAAGACGGGGAAACTAAAGCCCAGGCCCAGGTTCTTCGACGGATCGGAGATGGCGGGGGCCATTGTGGCCATTTACGAGAACGCCGCCAAGGTCAAGCAGATAAAAGTGGTCAACGAAGTTCCTGCTGGGACGCGGCTTTTCGCCGACATGACCCTGTTCCAGGAAGTGCTGGAGAACCTGGCGTCCAATGCGGTGAAATTCTGTTCCGCCGGGGACACCATAAAGCTTTTCATCCCCGCCGGGGAGCCTTCCACGGTGGCGGTTTCCGACACTGGCGAAGGGATAGACCCTGTGACGGCCAAGCGTATATTCAACTATGAGGACAAGACCTCCACCATCGGCACCGCCGGAGAGGTGGGCACCGGGCTTGGGCTTCCCCTTTCCAGGGACATAATGCTGGCCCACGGCGGATGGCTTTCCGTGGAGTCGGAAAAGGGGATGGGGGCTGTGTTCCACGCCTTGCTTCCGGACATAAAGCCCAGGGTGATGCTGGTGGAGGACGAAGGGCTGGTCCGGCAGATCATGGCGGACATGCTTACAACCAGCGGCCTTGAAGTGATCCAGGCGGCGGACGGCGAGGAAGCGCTTGAAAAGATCAAGACCGCCAGGCCGCACATCGTGGTGACGGACCTGATGATGCCCAGGATGGACGGCTTCGAGCTTATCCGCCTGCTCAAGGAAAACCCGGAATACAGAGACATCCCCATCATCACCCTCACCGGGGCCGGGCAGACGCATATGGACAGGGCCTTGTCGCTGGGGGCGGACGATTTTGTGACCAAGCCGGCCCGGCGCACGGAGATGATTCCCCGCCTGCAGCGGCTTATCGGCGTGTTCTAGCCTCCCCCGTCACTATCCGCGAAAACTCCTCGAATCCGGTCTGCTCGATCAGTTTCCAAAGACGCGCGTGCGAGCCTCCGCGCTCCCGGGCAAACGATATGATCCGGCCGATGACCGCCAGCACGTCCTCTTCGGACTCCATTATGGCAAGCCGCACCCCAACCTTGGGCTTTAGCCCCGCCGCGCCTCCCACCTTTATCTCGTAGCCGTCCGGATGGCCGGTCACCCCGATATCCTTTGTGGCGGGTTCGCTGCACGAGCGGGCGCATCCGGCCACGCCTATGGAAAGCTTGGCGGGGAGCGTTTCGCCCCTGAAGCGTCTGTCTATCTCCAGCGCAAGCCCCAGCACGGGGCGGACGAACCGCTCGCAGAAGGTTTCGGCGGAACACATTTTCACCGGGCGCACCCCGGCGAACCGGAACGTGTTGCTCTTCGCGCCTGTCTTTTCCTCCAGATTGGCCGGATGGCGGGGCGTGTCCCACACGAACACGATCTCGCCGGTGAGTTTGACGTTGGTTGCGCCCTCTTGCTCCATAACGCGCGCCAGCTCTTTTAATTGCGCCGCCGGGATAACCCCGGCGGGGATGTACGGGGCGAATATGGCGCGGCTCCTTCCGGGATTATCACCCTCCGGGGCCGCTGGATGTTTTTCGCAGTGTCCGCCCATGAGCTAGAACCTCTCTCCGGAAGCTTCCCGCGCCTGGCTCCCAACCGCGCGGATGCGCGACCAGATGTTCCAGCAGAACAATACGCCCGAACCGATCTGCAAGGCTCCCCCCGCCGCCACAGGCGCCCAAAAGTGGCCGGAGGGCCAGACCGCCATAGAAAGCTCGCCGGCGGCGCGCATGGCGGTGCCGATGGTGATCAGCCAGTAATTTATCTCCGCAATGCGCGGGCTGTAGCGCAGGTCCTCCCTGGCGGGGCGGGGGAACATCCAGTAGGCCACCCCCATGATGAGCATGATGACAAAGCCGAACAGGGTAAGATGGGTGTGGGCCGAGATTATAACGGGATTTACCGCCCACCCGGCCAGTTGGGAGGCGAGCGTCCAGCCTCCAAGGGCCAGGCCGCACAGGAAAAACAAAAGCGCCGTCTTCACATAGCGGCGCGCAAGTCCGAACATTATATGATCCGTCTTAAAGCTTGTTAATGGCTGGTTTTCATTTTATTCTTAAAGCCGGTCCGGTACATATGATTTTTGGCATATGGAGGCAAATCCTGTGAGATTATTCGCCGCCGCGGCGGTGGCCCTGGTCATACTGTCCACAAACGCCGGCGCCGCCGAAAAGAAAAGCGCGGGGGTGGAAAGCCAGATCGAAAGCCTCCGGGATGACCTGCGCCAGGAATCGGAGCGCCGCCGGGAACTGGAAAAACTTATCGACGACCTTACCCGGGAAAAAGACAACGGCCAGCCGCGCCAGCCCCAGGAAAGAGAGATGGACGCGCCGCCCGCGATGGAGATGGACGATGAAGGGGACGCCGGGGAGCCGGCCGAAGAGTCCGTTGACAGGATATGGAAGGGGATGGAGTTCGCCGGGGGCGTGACCGGCGTTGTGCAGGGGACGTCGGCGGGCGGGGGGCGGGCCTCCAGCGAGAGGACCGGCTCTTCATACAGCGCCGCCATGGAAATGATTTACCATCAGGATGACAATTATTATCTTATAACCAGCCTCACCGCGGACTCGGGGCTGGGGGGCAACGGCAAGTTCGCCACGGACATCATGCCCGATTACGGAGCGCGCCGCACCGAGGGGAGGGGCGGGGCCGAGCAGGTGGCCCTCACCCAGGCGTTTTTCGAGGGGCTTTTCCTTGAAAGGAAGCTGGCGGTGAACCTGGGGAAGCTGGACATACATTCCCTGTACGACGAGAATATCCTGGCCGGGAACGAGAACACCGGTTTTCTTTCCGGCGCGCTGAACCGGGCCGCCGGCACTGTTGGCCGGGCGCTCGATTACAACAACACCGTGGGGGCCAGGGCGCTCGCCTCCCTGTCGCAATGGGCGGAAGCGCAGGTGATTTACGCCCATTCCGGGCTTGACGGGCTGGAAAGTT
This genomic window from Nitrospinota bacterium contains:
- the lspA gene encoding signal peptidase II encodes the protein MDQKMVSRFGGPVFAIAMAAILVVMDLVTKLYIENNFSHGTVRQVIPGLFNIVYVKNKGAAFGMLGHVEGDWVSYAFTTIAIIAIVVIIVLYRTLPADDTVSRIGFTLVGAGALGNLIDRFRTGSVTDFLLVYIGQYQWPAFNVADSCITIGVILLAFQMLMKRENAAVDGAGES
- the ileS gene encoding isoleucine--tRNA ligase, with protein sequence MDYKDTLNLPVTDFPMKANLAVKELEILDRWKEMDLYGMIRGNRAGAPRFILHDGPPYANGNIHSGHALNKILKDIIVKAKTMAGMDAPYVPGWDCHGLPIEHMVDKQLGKAKLGMTPLEVRAKCREYAAKYVDIQREEFKRLGVLGDWERPYLTMNPEYEAATVRELAKFAANGGLYRGFKPVHWCPSCRTALAEAEVEYADKTSPSVYVKFKLDGEDAEKLGLPAGSTFVVIWTTTPWTIPANLAVCLHPDFTYRAVKTGGDTLIIAEDLVEPCMKAFGVESHSTVKTFKGSEMDRMTARHPFLDKDSLVINGTHVTLEQGTGCVHTAPGHGQEDYFIGLEYGLEVYNPVDEAGKFKADTPFFAGQKVWDANASVTTLLTEKGALLKQEKLSHSYPHCWRCHNPVIFRATAQWFISMETNGLRAKSLSAVRNVKWVPAWGEERIYGMVENRPDWCLSRQRAWGVPIIAFYCAECGEALLTPEVADHVAGLMEKEGVDIWFERPAADLLPKGSKCGKCGHGAFTQGKDILDVWFDSGVSHAIVMEKDKRLTWPADLYLEGSDQHRGWFHSSLLESVGTRGAAPYRQVLTHGYVVDGAGKKMSKSLGNTIAPQTVIDRYGAEIVRLWVASEDYRDDIRLSNDILTRLTEAYRKIRNTIRFMLGNVSDFDPAGNFVPLKDRDGLDRVIIFKFRKMARRVMEAYERYEFHVFYHAMHNFCVSDLSAFYLDIIKDRIYTYPKGSKERRAAQSTLWELLEGMLPLMAPVLSFTAEEAWTYMPGGAAKKNASVHLGRFPETQTDDGAEALITEWDRIIAIRGEVTRALESARKEKLIGHSLDAKLELSMFSADRELMERHRADLPFIFIVSQAALTDNPSPENQFRSEAVPGLAVSVAKADGVKCERCWNYSVGVGKSAGHPTVCPRCAAHLA
- a CDS encoding PAS domain S-box protein, which encodes MKISELTLEPSQTGYPSPGRLLMVVAGAIFIAEAAIMIAFSMLPPFEPGIETALDATALTLVAFPVLYLGFYKPFESFLGELKTANERVTRFATAIEQGAEAIVITDTSGSIQYVNPAFERLTGYTQAEAIGQNPRILKSGEHGPEFYKDMWSTIKSGKVWKGEIISRKKDGTFFYEDVRISPVKNPEGEVTNFVAVKLDITERKKAEWEKEDHLYRLRELSEYSRNLIENAPVGA
- a CDS encoding PAS domain S-box protein, with the protein product MINFFPIDEREDRFDPCHNWHKQIGVRIVTENVNAKMCQILGRERPEIVGRSIFDPSFVDEENAAVYANQIKARRRGEGGSYEINLRNASGEKVPVQVEAIPSKVQKETGRVLQSLGMFVDLTDRKKAEEQREYLISELNRANEELKDFAYIVSHDLKAPLRAISSLAEWIVKDYSDVIDEDGRENLALLLARTRRMNNLIEGILRYSRVGRLKPEKGEQDTMKIVRVVIDSLAPPKDVAVTVDGALPPVVYDKTHLEQVFQNLISNAIKHIGKPRGQVTVSCQDGGEKWEFHVKDDGVGIEEKHFDRIFKIFQSLKPRDEVESTGIGLTLVKKIIETNGGKIWVQSVVGEGSEFIFTIPKQDALAQESEQETTARLEER
- a CDS encoding response regulator encodes the protein MVHDLPILLVEDDVVDVKTVKRAFKENRITNPLYIAGNGEEALAFLRREGQFNNPEAAPRPGIILLDLNMPVMNGIEFLKVVKADEDLKRIPVIVLTTSKEENDRVNSYNLSVAGYIIKPVEFDKFVEAVKTIKLYWSLSLLPDNGGGA
- a CDS encoding response regulator, with the protein product MGEEKLRVLLVDDDKIDRMAIERLVREKGLPYDLVMAGSLAEAMERISERVFDVVMLDYMLGDGTGLDILRKVKDTPVLFVTGSGDEGVAVTAMKMGAYDYLIKDPERRYLAVLPETISKVVERRKAEDAVRKLSRVVEQAADSVMITDVNGAIEYVNPSFELLTGYSLGEVAGQNPRMLKSGVHDNLFYAGLWGSIMSGSAFRGEVYNKKKSGDIYCCESMITPIKDASGRITHFVATSRDITERKSAEMELRKAKEAAEEATKLKDKFVSLVSHDLRSPLSSVMSLLNLVRTSRGQTLDADTKNILETSTKSLEKMVNLIEELLNISRLKTGKLKPRPRFFDGSEMAGAIVAIYENAAKVKQIKVVNEVPAGTRLFADMTLFQEVLENLASNAVKFCSAGDTIKLFIPAGEPSTVAVSDTGEGIDPVTAKRIFNYEDKTSTIGTAGEVGTGLGLPLSRDIMLAHGGWLSVESEKGMGAVFHALLPDIKPRVMLVEDEGLVRQIMADMLTTSGLEVIQAADGEEALEKIKTARPHIVVTDLMMPRMDGFELIRLLKENPEYRDIPIITLTGAGQTHMDRALSLGADDFVTKPARRTEMIPRLQRLIGVF
- a CDS encoding cbb3-type cytochrome c oxidase subunit I: MFGLARRYVKTALLFFLCGLALGGWTLASQLAGWAVNPVIISAHTHLTLFGFVIMLIMGVAYWMFPRPAREDLRYSPRIAEINYWLITIGTAMRAAGELSMAVWPSGHFWAPVAAGGALQIGSGVLFCWNIWSRIRAVGSQAREASGERF
- a CDS encoding carbohydrate porin, with translation MRLFAAAAVALVILSTNAGAAEKKSAGVESQIESLRDDLRQESERRRELEKLIDDLTREKDNGQPRQPQEREMDAPPAMEMDDEGDAGEPAEESVDRIWKGMEFAGGVTGVVQGTSAGGGRASSERTGSSYSAAMEMIYHQDDNYYLITSLTADSGLGGNGKFATDIMPDYGARRTEGRGGAEQVALTQAFFEGLFLERKLAVNLGKLDIHSLYDENILAGNENTGFLSGALNRAAGTVGRALDYNNTVGARALASLSQWAEAQVIYAHSGLDGLESSPFSVFQFTLRPGLFNLEGNYRFYAAHDGRVYHDAAGNEKSGLVYGFNFDQFITDNVGFFFRWSAQAKDVRENRVTAMYSGGLTLTGGMWGRVDDLFGLGYAKLELNDTPAQPYEGGQGVVEAYYNVKVNPMVSVSFDVQFHSMLPQPKDRDMTVAGARARIDF